One Prevotella intermedia ATCC 25611 = DSM 20706 DNA window includes the following coding sequences:
- the pyrF gene encoding orotidine-5'-phosphate decarboxylase has product MERKQLIEQIFTKKSFLCVGLDTDLNKVPKFLLNEEDPIFSFNKAIIDRTAPYCVAYKPNLAFYECYGLKGMEAFEKTITYLKEKYPNHFIIADAKRGDIGNTSKMYAQTFFKEYNVDALTIAPYMGEDSVKPFLEYEGKWVILLALTSNKGSHDFQLFEDKDGVRLFERILSKAQEWGTTENLMFVVGATQGSLFADIRKLAPDSFLLVPGVGAQGGSLQEVCKYGMNKDCGLLVNSSRGIIYASSEANFAEIAGEKAKELQQEMEKELDKLKE; this is encoded by the coding sequence ATGGAGAGAAAACAATTAATAGAGCAAATATTTACAAAGAAATCGTTTCTTTGCGTCGGGCTTGATACCGATTTAAACAAGGTTCCTAAGTTTCTGTTAAACGAAGAAGACCCTATTTTTTCTTTTAATAAAGCCATAATTGACAGAACAGCTCCTTATTGTGTAGCATACAAACCTAACTTGGCATTTTATGAGTGCTATGGGTTGAAGGGTATGGAGGCGTTTGAAAAGACAATAACATATCTGAAAGAGAAATATCCAAATCACTTCATAATAGCCGATGCCAAGCGTGGAGATATTGGAAACACATCAAAGATGTATGCACAAACATTCTTTAAAGAATATAATGTTGATGCGCTTACCATAGCTCCATATATGGGAGAAGATTCTGTAAAGCCTTTCTTGGAATATGAGGGGAAATGGGTTATTCTTCTTGCACTAACAAGCAATAAAGGAAGCCACGACTTTCAGTTATTTGAAGACAAAGATGGCGTACGCTTATTCGAGCGAATACTGAGCAAGGCGCAAGAATGGGGCACAACAGAGAATTTAATGTTTGTTGTCGGTGCAACACAAGGAAGCTTGTTTGCCGATATACGAAAATTAGCCCCTGATAGTTTCCTCTTAGTACCAGGAGTTGGCGCACAAGGTGGAAGTTTGCAAGAAGTTTGTAAATATGGTATGAATAAGGACTGCGGTCTTTTGGTCAATTCATCACGAGGTATTATCTATGCAAGTTCAGAAGCAAACTTTGCAGAAATTGCAGGAGAAAAGGCGAAAGAATTGCAGCAAGAAATGGAAAAAGAGCTTGACAAACTAAAAGAATAA
- a CDS encoding HD domain-containing protein, whose product MSGSKIISDPVFGFIRIPSGLLLNIVKHPFMQRLTRIKQLGLTTVVYPGAQHTRFQHSLGAFHLMSEATLSLQQKGVFIFDSEAEAVQAAILMHDIGHGPFSHVLENTLIKGITHEEISLMVMNCINQEMNGELNLAIKIFKNEYPKRFLHQLISSQLDMDRLDYLKRDSFFTGVTEGNIGSARIIKMLNVVDDTLVIDAKGIYSIENFLTSRRLMYWQVYLHKATVGYEKLLISLLLRAKKLLKDGYKLFASPALAFFLDNDVNAEYFKNNEETLKHYLSLDDSDLWSAIKVWQKSEDKILSLLADDFINRKLFKVEIHDEPISQEQIGECKERICHFLGVTEEDSSYLMQIDTVQKDMYDINDDRISILSKDGSLKDITEASEILNVELLSKKIRKYYFCYHRI is encoded by the coding sequence ATGAGTGGCAGTAAGATTATAAGCGACCCCGTATTTGGATTTATCAGGATTCCATCGGGGCTTCTTTTGAATATTGTTAAGCACCCATTTATGCAACGCTTAACCCGTATAAAACAATTAGGACTAACTACAGTTGTTTACCCTGGTGCTCAACATACAAGGTTTCAGCACTCATTGGGAGCTTTCCACCTAATGAGTGAGGCAACCTTGTCGCTGCAGCAAAAGGGTGTTTTCATTTTCGATAGCGAAGCAGAAGCAGTTCAAGCAGCCATTTTGATGCACGACATCGGACACGGTCCTTTCTCCCACGTGCTCGAGAATACATTAATCAAAGGAATTACCCACGAAGAAATATCTTTAATGGTAATGAATTGCATCAACCAAGAAATGAATGGTGAGCTTAATCTTGCTATTAAGATTTTCAAGAATGAATACCCCAAGCGTTTTCTTCATCAATTAATCAGTAGCCAACTTGATATGGACAGGTTGGACTATCTGAAACGAGATAGCTTTTTTACAGGTGTAACGGAAGGCAACATAGGTTCGGCACGAATTATAAAAATGCTGAATGTCGTAGACGATACCTTGGTAATAGATGCTAAAGGTATTTATTCAATAGAGAATTTCCTTACATCGCGCCGCTTAATGTATTGGCAAGTATATTTACATAAAGCCACGGTTGGGTACGAAAAACTCTTAATCAGTTTATTGCTTAGAGCTAAAAAGTTACTGAAAGATGGATATAAACTATTTGCCTCTCCTGCTTTAGCTTTCTTTCTTGACAACGACGTAAATGCAGAATACTTCAAAAATAATGAAGAAACACTGAAACATTACTTGAGTTTAGATGACAGCGACTTATGGAGTGCTATAAAAGTATGGCAAAAATCAGAAGATAAAATACTATCACTCCTTGCCGATGATTTTATCAATCGCAAACTTTTCAAGGTCGAAATTCACGATGAACCAATTTCACAAGAACAAATAGGCGAATGTAAGGAACGAATTTGCCACTTCTTAGGCGTTACTGAAGAAGATAGCAGCTACTTGATGCAGATTGATACTGTTCAAAAAGATATGTACGATATCAACGACGACCGTATTAGCATATTATCAAAAGATGGTAGTTTAAAAGACATAACAGAGGCTTCAGAGATTTTGAACGTAGAACTATTATCTAAAAAAATTCGTAAATATTACTTTTGTTATCACAGAATCTAA
- the lpxA gene encoding acyl-ACP--UDP-N-acetylglucosamine O-acyltransferase, producing MNTISPLAFVHPNAKIGDNNIIGPFCYIDDNTVIGDNNKLLNSVTIHTGARIGNGNEFFPGASISTKPQDLKFRGEESLCEIGDNNSIRENVTISRGTASKGTTIVGSNNLFMESMHIAHDCIVGSNIIIGNSTKLAGEVKVEDYAIISASVLCHQFCNIGCNVMIQGGSRFSQDIPPYIIAGKEPIRYAGINIIGLRRKGFTNEQIDQIHNAYRLLYGEGTREENIQKIKETLPMTEEIQHIIEFVQASSRGIIK from the coding sequence ATGAATACTATTAGTCCTTTGGCATTCGTACATCCAAATGCAAAGATAGGCGACAATAATATTATAGGTCCATTTTGTTATATTGACGATAATACCGTAATTGGCGATAACAACAAACTACTGAATAGTGTTACAATACACACTGGTGCACGAATTGGCAATGGAAACGAGTTTTTCCCTGGAGCAAGTATTTCTACCAAACCACAAGATTTGAAATTTCGTGGTGAAGAAAGTCTCTGCGAAATTGGCGACAATAATTCTATACGTGAAAACGTAACTATTTCGCGTGGTACAGCTTCAAAGGGGACAACGATTGTGGGCAGCAACAATCTTTTTATGGAAAGCATGCACATTGCCCATGACTGTATTGTCGGTTCAAATATCATTATCGGCAATTCAACAAAGCTGGCAGGAGAAGTTAAGGTAGAGGATTATGCTATTATCTCTGCTTCCGTTCTTTGCCACCAGTTCTGTAACATTGGTTGTAATGTAATGATTCAAGGCGGAAGTCGTTTTTCTCAAGACATTCCTCCTTATATTATTGCAGGCAAAGAGCCTATCCGATATGCAGGTATTAATATCATTGGGCTAAGACGCAAAGGATTTACCAATGAACAAATAGACCAAATTCATAATGCTTATCGTTTGTTATATGGCGAAGGTACTCGCGAAGAAAATATCCAAAAGATAAAAGAAACTTTACCAATGACAGAAGAAATCCAACATATCATTGAATTTGTCCAAGCTTCATCAAGAGGAATTATTAAGTAA
- a CDS encoding bifunctional UDP-3-O-[3-hydroxymyristoyl] N-acetylglucosamine deacetylase/3-hydroxyacyl-ACP dehydratase: METTKQKTLKGSFSLFGKGLHTGLSLTVTFNPAPDNTGYKIQRIDLEGQPIIDAIAENVIDTQRGTVIAKGEARVSTIEHGMAALYAMGIDNCLIQINGPEFPILDGSAAMYVEKIREIGIVDQNAPKDYYIIRKKMEYKDESGSIITILPDEQFSITAMCSFESKFISSQFATLDDIDKFADEISPARTFVFVRDIMPLLQANLIKGGDLDNAIVIYEKQVDQPTLDQLADLLKVPHMDATSIGYIQNKPLIWDNECTRHKLLDIIGDVALIGKPIKGRIVATRPGHTVNNKFARMIRKDIRKHEIQAPIYDPNDEPLMDNIRIRELLPHRYPMQLVDKVVAMGATTIVGVKNITANEPFFQGHFPQEPVMPGVLQIEAMAQCGGLLVLSQVEEPERWSTYFLKIDNVKFRQKVVPGDTLLFRVELLSPVRHGISSMQGYMFVGDNVVAEATFTAQIVKNK; encoded by the coding sequence ATGGAAACAACAAAACAGAAAACACTGAAGGGAAGCTTTTCCCTCTTTGGAAAAGGTTTACACACAGGATTAAGCCTTACTGTTACTTTTAATCCAGCTCCAGATAATACAGGATACAAGATTCAACGAATTGATTTGGAGGGACAGCCCATCATTGATGCTATTGCAGAAAATGTTATTGATACCCAACGTGGTACGGTAATAGCGAAAGGAGAAGCCCGTGTCAGTACTATCGAACACGGTATGGCAGCTCTATATGCAATGGGAATAGACAATTGTTTAATTCAAATTAACGGTCCAGAATTTCCTATTCTTGATGGCTCAGCAGCAATGTACGTTGAAAAGATTAGAGAAATAGGTATCGTAGACCAAAATGCTCCAAAAGATTATTACATCATTAGAAAAAAGATGGAGTATAAGGACGAAAGTGGTAGCATTATTACAATCCTACCTGATGAGCAGTTCTCTATAACAGCAATGTGTTCCTTTGAGTCTAAGTTCATTAGCAGTCAATTTGCAACACTTGACGATATTGATAAATTCGCTGACGAGATTTCTCCTGCCCGAACCTTTGTATTTGTTAGGGATATTATGCCTTTGTTGCAAGCTAATCTTATAAAAGGTGGAGACCTCGACAATGCGATTGTTATTTATGAGAAACAAGTAGACCAACCCACTCTTGACCAATTGGCTGACCTGCTTAAGGTGCCACATATGGACGCTACAAGTATTGGCTATATACAAAACAAGCCTCTTATTTGGGATAATGAGTGTACAAGACATAAGTTATTGGATATTATTGGCGATGTGGCTTTAATAGGAAAACCTATCAAAGGGCGTATTGTTGCAACCCGACCTGGCCACACCGTAAACAATAAGTTTGCAAGAATGATTCGTAAAGATATTCGCAAACACGAAATTCAAGCTCCTATTTACGACCCAAACGATGAACCGTTAATGGATAATATCCGAATTCGCGAGCTTCTCCCCCATCGTTATCCAATGCAACTTGTTGATAAAGTAGTAGCGATGGGAGCAACAACAATAGTTGGTGTTAAGAATATTACTGCTAACGAGCCATTTTTTCAAGGACATTTCCCACAAGAGCCTGTAATGCCAGGTGTTCTTCAGATAGAAGCTATGGCACAGTGTGGCGGATTATTGGTACTTTCACAAGTAGAAGAGCCTGAAAGATGGTCTACCTATTTCTTAAAGATAGATAATGTAAAGTTCCGTCAGAAAGTTGTTCCTGGCGATACTCTGTTGTTCCGTGTCGAACTTTTAAGCCCTGTACGTCATGGCATCAGTTCAATGCAAGGTTATATGTTTGTAGGCGACAATGTTGTAGCAGAAGCTACATTCACTGCACAAATAGTAAAAAACAAATAA
- a CDS encoding transglycosylase domain-containing protein, with product MKSIIRLFKNIIKGIFNFFPWYIKLYKGRAWYTKLSLGIVSFFVSVFLFFGMVDMNFLWLFGKSPGFAEIKTPPTYAASEIYSADSVLIGKYFKENRIPVKYEDVNPTFWKALISTEDERFYSHHGVDFMGIGGAVKDAVTRDGARGASTITQQLAKNMFRIRNKEYSGLLGKIPGLRMLIVKAKEWIIAYKIEFIYSKNEILTMYANTVDFGNNSYGIKTAARTYFNTTPRQLTTEQVATLVGMLKATTYYNPISNPSNSLGRRNTVLYNMVTHGHLTKDEYDKYSKKPLKLDVHVEENYDGRAQYFREYVADYLKDWIKDNDYDLYSSGLKIYTTIDTRMQQYAEDAAKKQMRKIQQDFDRHWRGQDPWRDENGNLVPGFIERIAERQPFYKNLVQKYPNQPDSVLYYINKPHKVKLFDYDKGVIEKEMSSMDSIRYMVKFMHCSMVVMEPETGAVRAWVGDIDFRTWKYDKVTAQRQPGSTFKLFVYSEAMNQGLAPCDKRRDEYISMQVPDKKTGILKTWTPRNANGNYSGDSITLKAGFARSINTIAVRLGQEMGIKNIIRTAQDMGIKSPLENEPSLALGSSDVNLLEMVNAYCTVANDGEHCDPIVVTKILDQRGNEVYVAKPDNKQVLSYQSAFFVQQLLKGGLTEPGGTSRTLNQYTFGDTDWGGKTGTSNNHSDAWFIAVSPKLVVGAWVGGEYRSIHFRTGALGQGSKTALPMCGNFIYDLMRDKAFQKYHAKWLPNPEKDIDPTMYNCQSAAQPTREPDSLHLYYRNEQEDLPDENEQDAEGAVNRNIEDRIAPPRPRENEENNKPKQPSNAPIPVPKPRIEPLEV from the coding sequence ATGAAAAGTATAATCAGATTATTCAAAAACATTATAAAGGGAATTTTTAATTTCTTCCCATGGTATATTAAGCTGTATAAAGGGCGGGCATGGTACACAAAGTTGTCATTGGGTATTGTATCATTCTTTGTGTCAGTCTTTCTCTTCTTTGGTATGGTTGATATGAATTTCTTGTGGCTTTTCGGCAAGTCTCCTGGTTTTGCAGAAATCAAGACCCCACCAACCTATGCTGCTTCAGAAATATATAGTGCTGACTCTGTTTTAATTGGCAAATATTTTAAGGAGAACCGCATACCAGTGAAGTATGAAGATGTAAATCCAACGTTTTGGAAAGCTTTGATAAGTACTGAAGATGAAAGATTTTACAGCCACCATGGAGTAGACTTTATGGGAATCGGTGGTGCTGTAAAAGATGCTGTAACGCGCGATGGTGCTCGTGGTGCCTCTACCATAACGCAGCAGCTTGCTAAAAATATGTTCCGTATTAGAAATAAGGAATATTCTGGATTACTGGGCAAAATCCCAGGCTTGCGAATGCTTATCGTCAAAGCCAAGGAATGGATTATAGCATATAAAATAGAATTTATTTACTCCAAGAATGAAATCCTGACAATGTATGCCAATACAGTTGATTTCGGAAACAATTCGTATGGAATAAAGACAGCTGCAAGAACTTATTTCAACACTACTCCCCGCCAACTTACTACCGAACAAGTTGCAACGTTGGTCGGAATGTTGAAGGCGACAACTTACTATAATCCGATTTCAAATCCTTCAAATTCTCTTGGTAGGCGTAACACCGTATTATATAATATGGTAACGCATGGGCATTTAACAAAGGATGAATACGATAAGTATTCAAAGAAGCCTTTGAAACTTGACGTCCACGTAGAAGAAAATTATGACGGTAGAGCACAATACTTCCGCGAATACGTTGCCGATTATCTGAAGGATTGGATAAAAGACAACGACTACGACCTTTATAGCAGTGGTTTGAAAATCTACACGACAATTGATACTCGCATGCAGCAATATGCAGAAGACGCTGCAAAGAAACAGATGCGTAAAATCCAACAGGATTTCGACAGACATTGGCGCGGACAAGACCCATGGCGCGACGAGAATGGCAACTTAGTGCCAGGCTTTATAGAAAGAATTGCAGAACGCCAACCATTTTATAAGAACTTGGTACAGAAATACCCTAACCAACCAGACAGCGTATTGTACTACATCAACAAGCCTCACAAGGTGAAACTCTTCGATTACGATAAAGGTGTGATCGAAAAGGAAATGTCGTCGATGGATTCCATTCGTTATATGGTAAAGTTCATGCACTGTTCAATGGTTGTCATGGAGCCTGAAACAGGTGCGGTGCGGGCATGGGTTGGCGATATAGACTTCAGAACGTGGAAATACGATAAGGTTACAGCGCAACGTCAGCCAGGTTCCACTTTTAAGCTCTTTGTCTATTCCGAAGCAATGAATCAAGGCTTGGCACCATGCGATAAGCGCAGAGATGAATACATCAGCATGCAGGTGCCCGACAAGAAGACCGGAATATTGAAAACTTGGACGCCACGCAATGCCAATGGCAACTACTCGGGCGACTCTATAACATTAAAAGCAGGCTTCGCTCGAAGTATCAATACAATAGCTGTCCGTTTGGGACAAGAGATGGGCATAAAGAACATTATTCGCACTGCTCAAGACATGGGCATAAAGAGTCCGCTCGAAAACGAACCTTCGTTGGCTTTAGGTTCGAGCGATGTAAACTTGCTTGAAATGGTGAACGCATACTGTACGGTTGCAAACGATGGTGAACATTGCGACCCGATTGTGGTTACAAAGATACTCGACCAGCGTGGCAACGAAGTGTATGTTGCAAAACCAGACAACAAACAAGTGCTGTCTTATCAAAGTGCTTTCTTCGTGCAGCAATTGCTAAAAGGCGGTCTTACTGAACCAGGCGGAACTAGTCGCACATTAAATCAATACACATTTGGCGACACCGATTGGGGCGGAAAGACAGGTACTTCCAACAATCATTCCGATGCTTGGTTCATAGCAGTAAGCCCGAAACTTGTTGTCGGTGCATGGGTAGGCGGCGAATATCGTAGCATTCACTTCCGAACAGGTGCTTTAGGGCAAGGTTCCAAGACGGCACTCCCAATGTGCGGTAACTTCATTTACGATTTAATGCGCGACAAAGCTTTCCAAAAATATCACGCAAAGTGGCTGCCCAATCCTGAAAAGGATATAGACCCTACAATGTATAATTGCCAATCGGCGGCTCAACCGACACGAGAGCCCGATAGCCTGCATCTCTATTACAGAAATGAACAAGAGGATTTGCCCGATGAAAACGAACAAGATGCAGAAGGTGCTGTGAACAGGAATATAGAAGACAGGATAGCTCCTCCTCGTCCTCGCGAGAATGAGGAGAACAATAAACCCAAGCAACCTTCAAATGCTCCTATCCCCGTTCCAAAACCACGCATAGAGCCGCTTGAAGTATAA
- the miaA gene encoding tRNA (adenosine(37)-N6)-dimethylallyltransferase MiaA — MNIQTLIVLTGPTGVGKTALTLDIAQHYGLEIINADSRQIYKELPIGTAAPTKEQLIRVKHHFVACKSISEYYSASLYEQEVLSLLKANPTSSYILSGGSMMYIDAVCNGIDDIPTIDDEVRQTLMQRLEKEGLEKLCELLKELDPTHWEIVDKKNPRRVLHALEVCIQTGRTYTSYRTNKNQERPFNIIKIGLNRSREELYERINARTEDMIASGMIGEALRMYDYRNLNALNTVGYKELFEYLDGLTTLYEAIFKIQSNTRKYARKQLTWFKRDENIRWFHPNETKEILKHIDSYLF; from the coding sequence TTGAATATACAAACTCTTATCGTATTGACAGGTCCAACAGGTGTTGGTAAAACAGCTTTAACACTTGATATTGCACAGCATTATGGTTTAGAAATTATCAATGCTGATTCAAGACAGATATACAAAGAGTTACCCATAGGTACAGCTGCTCCTACCAAGGAGCAGCTGATTCGCGTAAAGCACCATTTTGTTGCTTGTAAAAGTATCAGCGAGTATTACTCAGCAAGCCTTTATGAACAAGAAGTTTTAAGTTTGTTAAAAGCAAATCCAACATCTTCGTACATCTTGTCTGGTGGTTCGATGATGTATATTGATGCTGTTTGCAATGGTATAGACGATATACCAACCATTGATGACGAGGTACGACAAACTTTAATGCAAAGACTTGAAAAAGAAGGATTAGAAAAACTTTGCGAATTATTAAAGGAATTAGACCCCACTCATTGGGAAATTGTAGATAAGAAAAATCCTCGCAGAGTTCTCCATGCACTTGAAGTGTGCATTCAAACAGGAAGAACATACACATCATACCGTACTAATAAAAATCAAGAACGTCCATTTAATATAATAAAAATAGGATTAAATCGCTCGCGTGAAGAATTATACGAACGGATTAACGCACGCACAGAAGATATGATTGCTTCGGGAATGATAGGTGAGGCTTTGCGTATGTATGATTACCGAAACTTAAATGCTTTGAACACTGTAGGCTATAAAGAATTGTTTGAATATCTTGATGGCTTAACTACTCTTTACGAAGCTATTTTTAAGATACAAAGCAACACAAGGAAATATGCACGTAAGCAGCTGACTTGGTTCAAAAGAGATGAGAATATTCGTTGGTTTCACCCAAATGAAACTAAAGAAATATTAAAACACATTGATAGTTATCTGTTCTAA
- the lpxD gene encoding UDP-3-O-(3-hydroxymyristoyl)glucosamine N-acyltransferase codes for MEFNAKQIAEYIQGSIEGDEEATISTFAKIEEGKHGAISFLANPKYTHYIYETECSIVLVDESIKIKKPTKATLIRVKNARDCVAKLLQLYESMKPRKQGIDSLAFISPKATIGKNVYIGAFAYIGDGVVVGDNCMIYPHTTIMDNTTLGNNCIIYPNASIYHNCKIGNNVICHSGSVIGADGFGFAPNAETNNYDKIPQIGIVTIEDDVEIGANTCIDRSTMGSTYVRKGVKLDNLVQIAHNTDIGENTVMSAQVGIAGSTKVGEWCMFGGQVGISGHLNIGNKVFLGAQSGVLSKLKDNQSLMGSPAIEPRNYFKSQVIFQRLPEIYKQIDALQKEVDELKKNK; via the coding sequence ATGGAATTTAACGCAAAACAAATCGCAGAATATATACAAGGAAGCATAGAAGGCGATGAAGAAGCAACCATTAGTACTTTCGCAAAAATAGAGGAAGGAAAGCATGGTGCTATAAGTTTTTTAGCAAACCCGAAATATACTCATTATATATACGAAACTGAATGTTCTATAGTTCTTGTAGACGAAAGCATAAAGATTAAGAAGCCAACGAAAGCGACATTAATACGTGTAAAAAATGCACGCGACTGTGTTGCAAAGCTTCTTCAGCTTTATGAAAGTATGAAGCCTAGAAAACAAGGAATAGATTCGTTAGCGTTTATTTCTCCAAAAGCAACAATAGGAAAGAATGTCTATATTGGTGCTTTTGCATATATAGGCGATGGAGTGGTTGTTGGAGATAACTGTATGATTTATCCTCATACAACCATTATGGACAATACAACTTTAGGAAACAATTGCATCATTTATCCTAATGCCAGCATCTACCATAATTGTAAAATCGGTAATAATGTTATTTGTCATTCTGGCAGTGTCATAGGTGCAGATGGTTTTGGCTTTGCCCCAAATGCAGAAACAAACAACTATGATAAAATCCCACAAATTGGTATTGTTACTATAGAAGACGATGTTGAAATAGGAGCAAACACGTGTATTGACCGTTCAACTATGGGAAGCACGTATGTGCGTAAAGGCGTAAAACTCGACAACCTTGTGCAGATAGCACATAATACTGATATTGGCGAAAACACTGTTATGAGCGCACAAGTTGGTATTGCGGGCTCTACTAAAGTTGGAGAATGGTGTATGTTTGGTGGACAGGTTGGAATATCTGGGCACTTAAATATTGGTAATAAAGTCTTCCTTGGTGCACAGTCTGGTGTATTGAGCAAGTTAAAAGATAATCAGTCGCTTATGGGAAGCCCTGCAATTGAGCCACGCAACTATTTTAAATCACAAGTCATATTCCAAAGACTTCCTGAGATTTATAAGCAGATAGATGCTTTACAGAAAGAAGTTGATGAATTGAAAAAGAATAAATAA
- the prfA gene encoding peptide chain release factor 1, which produces MPEKNSILEKLDGLEARFEEVSTLITDPDVISDQQRYVKLTKEYKDLGDIMNARKRYINCLTTINEAKDILTNETDPEMKEMARLELSENEELQPKLEEEIKLLLVPKDPEDDKNVQMEIRAGAGGDEAALFAGDIFNMYKRYCDKKGWTLSITSVSEGTVGGFKEIDFAVAGAGVYGILKYESGVHRVQRVPSTDTQGRMQTSAATVAVLPEADKFEVNINEGDIKWDTFRSSGAGGQNVNKVESGVRLRYPWKNPNTGEVEEILIECTETRDQPKNKERALSRLRTFIYDREHQKYVNDIASRRKSLVSTGDRSAKIRTYNYPQGRVTDHRIGFTTHDLPGFMNGEIQDMIDALIVAENAEKLKETEL; this is translated from the coding sequence ATGCCCGAAAAGAATAGTATATTAGAGAAGCTCGATGGACTTGAAGCACGTTTCGAAGAGGTTTCTACGCTCATTACCGACCCAGACGTGATAAGCGATCAACAAAGATATGTCAAGCTCACCAAGGAATATAAAGACCTTGGTGATATTATGAATGCTCGAAAACGATATATAAATTGCCTTACTACAATAAACGAAGCTAAAGATATTCTTACCAATGAAACCGACCCTGAAATGAAAGAAATGGCAAGGTTGGAACTGAGTGAGAATGAAGAGTTGCAGCCAAAACTTGAAGAAGAGATTAAGCTTTTACTTGTTCCTAAAGACCCTGAAGACGACAAGAATGTGCAAATGGAAATCAGAGCAGGAGCAGGTGGCGACGAAGCTGCATTATTTGCAGGCGATATTTTCAATATGTATAAACGTTACTGCGACAAGAAAGGTTGGACACTGTCTATCACATCGGTTTCGGAAGGAACTGTTGGCGGTTTTAAAGAAATAGACTTTGCCGTAGCAGGTGCTGGCGTATATGGCATTCTTAAATACGAATCAGGTGTCCACCGCGTGCAACGTGTTCCGTCTACCGATACACAAGGTCGTATGCAGACGTCGGCAGCGACAGTTGCCGTACTTCCGGAAGCCGATAAATTTGAAGTAAACATTAATGAAGGCGACATAAAATGGGATACTTTCCGTTCGAGCGGTGCAGGTGGTCAAAATGTGAACAAGGTGGAATCGGGCGTTCGATTGCGCTATCCGTGGAAAAATCCTAATACAGGAGAGGTGGAAGAAATCCTAATAGAATGTACCGAAACCCGCGACCAACCTAAGAATAAGGAAAGAGCTTTATCGAGATTGCGTACATTTATATATGACCGTGAGCATCAAAAATATGTAAACGACATTGCAAGCAGACGTAAGAGTCTTGTTTCTACGGGAGACCGTTCAGCTAAAATTCGTACTTACAACTATCCACAAGGTCGAGTAACCGACCATCGCATAGGTTTTACGACTCACGATTTGCCTGGTTTTATGAATGGTGAAATCCAAGATATGATAGATGCACTGATTGTTGCAGAAAACGCAGAAAAATTAAAAGAAACAGAATTGTAA